A single Colias croceus chromosome 10, ilColCroc2.1 DNA region contains:
- the LOC123695168 gene encoding uncharacterized protein LOC123695168: MGLDEASLSPEMRSVWSCPDCVRAIPRASNNDNTPLRNVSTIRGNKRQAVNSPPMVNVSPTITREDIKDVVQEVLKDTLNNLFAKMNDNIVNAINNELKPLKDEITALKNSMMFISDQYEDIKKNYDASQLKISALEKENDGLVHTVSSLEHRCNQIEQQLRQNNIEIQCIPENKNENLLHIIKNLGNVVGCPLEDQSIIHCTRISKINKTSPRPRSVIVQLSSTRLRDQVIAAVQNYNKKHDKNRINSGLIGVSGNPSTIYVSEHLSPFYKGLHAAARLRAREKGYKFVWIRGGRIFMRKNEEAPYILVKNFNVLDKLD; the protein is encoded by the coding sequence ATGGGTCTTGATGAAGCCTCGCTTAGTCCTGAAATGCGCTCCGTTTGGAGCTGTCCCGACTGTGTGCGGGCAATTCCAAGAGCATCAAATAATGATAATACCCCCCTACGTAACGTTTCAACCATCAGAGGCAATAAAAGACAGGCTGTCAACTCTCCCCCGATGGTTAATGTGTCTCCCACTATTACACGCGAAGACATTAAGGATGTCGTACAGGAGGTTTTAAAGGATAccttaaataatttgttcGCAAAAATGAATGATAACATTGTGAACGcaattaataatgaattaaaaccTCTAAAGGATGAAATTACGGCTCTTAAGAATTCTATGATGTTTATTAGTGATCAATACGAAGACATTAAGAAGAATTATGACGCGtctcaattaaaaatttccgCTCTTGAGAAAGAAAACGATGGCTTGGTACATACAGTTTCTAGTCTTGAGCATCGTTGTAACCAAATAGAACAACAGCTTCGTCAGAATAACATAGAGATACAATGTATACCCGAAAATAAGAATGAGAACTTAttgcatattattaaaaaccttGGTAATGTTGTTGGCTGCCCCTTAGAAGATCAAAGCATAATTCATTGTACCCGTATCTCAAAGATTAACAAGACTAGTCCCCGTCCTAGATCTGTTATTGTACAATTGTCATCTACAAGACTTCGTGATCAAGTCATAGCTGCggttcaaaattataataaaaagcatgataaaaatagaataaacagCGGCCTTATTGGGGTTTCAGGAAATCCATCAACTATATACGTTAGTGAACATTTATCACCATTCTATAAAGGATTACACGCAGCAGCTCGTCTAAGAGCCAGAGAAAAGGGATACAAGTTTGTCTGGATACGGGGTGGACGTATTTTTATGAGGAAGAATGAGGAAGCCCCATATATTCTAGTCAAGAACTTTAATGTTTTAGATAAGTTAGACTAA